Genomic segment of Candidatus Rokuibacteriota bacterium:
CGCCTCGCTGGTCCCAGCCGCGCACTCGAGCTGGGTGAAGAGGCTGAAGCGCATGGCCTAAACTTCTTGAACGGCGTGACGTTGAGAAGTGCCTACTTTTTCTAGCTGTGGACTTCCAGAGGGTTCACGGTGAAGTCGGGCAACTCCTTGAACACGGCCGGCGGGCGGTGGCCGATGATCACCAGCCGCCCCATCCGCCCCAGGCACTTCATGCTGGTCTCCAGCGTCCGCCGGCTGGCCACGAAGTCGATGACGGCCTCCACGCCCTTGCCCTCCGTCAGGCGCAGCACCCGTTCGGACCAGTCCCCCGCCGTGGCGTCGATGACCTCGTCGGCGCCGCAGGCCTTCATCTGCTGGAGCTTGGCGTCCCCCAGGTCCACGCCGATGACCCGCCCGCCGCACAGCCTGGCCATCTGCACCCCGTGGATCCCCACGCCCCCGCCGCCGCCCACGATCACCACGTCATCGCTCGGCCCGATCTGCGCCTCGGCGCGGCAGGCATGGTAGGGCGTGCAGATGGCATCGGCCGCCACGCAGGCGTCCAGGAACGAGACGGTGGCCGGGATCCGGCAGAGGTTCACGGCCGGCAGCGTCAGGTACTCCGCATACGCCCCATCGCACGCCATCCCGACGTAGCCCTTGAAGTTGGGGCAGCGGGTCTCCTTCCCCAGGCGGCACCACTTGCACACCTTGCAGGTGAGGTAGAAGTGACAGGTGACGCGGTCTCCCACCCGCCAGCCCTCCACCGCCGACCCGGTCTCCGCCACCTCGCCGGCCAGCTCGTGCCCCAGGATCCGAGGGTAGCTGGTCACGAGGCCCGGCGTGGCCTTCATGATGACCACGGTGAGACCCACGCCGGTGGCCCGGACCTTGATGAGCACTTCGTTGGGTCCCGGCTCGGGCACGGGCACTTCGCCCAGCTTCACCGGCCCTGCCAGCTCGTGCAGCAGCATCGCTCTCATTGCCGGCTCCCTCCGTGACCTCATCGGAGGGGGCCTCGACGGCCCCCTCCGAGCCACCCCCAGGACAGCGTTGCGCCGGCCGGGTACCCACTCCGAAGGAGTGGGTGGGCGCTCGAACAGAGCTGACTCCCACGCCCTCCCCGGGGTGCGCGGCTCACCCGCGCGCCGGCCGTCATTGCGCGGGGTTCGGGATCGGGTGGATGGCGTTGGCGGCCTTCAGCGTCAGGGCCTGCTGGGTTCCGTCGGAGGTGAAGAACATGGCGGCGTCCCGGTAGAGCTTCTCCAATCCCATCTCCCGCATCAACCCGTAGCCCCCGCACACCTGGATCGCCACCTGGGTGGCGCGCACGGCGGTCTCGGCCGCCAGCACCTTGGGCATGGAGGCCCACGTGGCGTCGAAGTGCTCCCGATGCTCCGCCGCCCAGGCGGCGTGCCAGATATAGTCCCGCGTCGAGTCCAGGCGCATCTTCGTGTCAGTCAGGAGCATGCGGATGGCTTGGCGCTCGATGATAGGCCGTCCTCCCTGGATCCGCGTCCGGGCGAACTCGAGCGCCTTCTCGTAGGCAGCGCGGCCGACCCCGAGGATCGTGGCGCCCGCGTAGGCGTTGCTGGCGGGAAAAAACCGCCGGAGGACCTCGAAGCCCTCGTTGAGCCCCATGAACTGGTTGCTCAGCGGGATGCGGCAGTCCCGGAAGATCAGCTCGGCGTTGTTGGCCAGGCGCTCCCCCATCTTGTTGTGGACCCGCCCGATGCTGAACCCGGGCGCGTCCCGGGGGACCAGGAAGGCGGTGAGGCCGTGGGTCTGGGGGCGCGCGGGGTCGGTGCGGGCGAAGATCAGGCAGAGGGCGGCGCGGTTGCCGTTGCTGATGAAGTGCTTCATGCCGTTGAGCACCCAGTGGTCGCCGTCGCGCACCGCGCTCAGGTGCGGGCCGGCCTTCGCGTCCGGGTACGGGATGATGTAGTCCGAGCCCGTCTCGGGCTCGGTGATGGCGATGGCCAGGAGCCCTCGGGGGTCGTCCCGGAGGACGGGCAGGAAGCGCTGGAGCTGCTCGGGGGTGGCGCCCCGCTGGATGGTCTGCGCGATCTTCCAGGTCTGGGCCATGATCACGGCCATCCCCAGGTCCCCCGCGGCCAGCTCCTCGGCGAGCATGCAGAGGGTCACGGCGTCTGCTCCCGCCCCGCCGTATGTTTTGTCCAGGGCCACGGTGCGGAGGCCCGCGGCCGAGAGCTTCTCCACCAGCTCCCAGGAGAAGCAGTCGGCGGGGTCGGGCCGCGCGTCCAGGGTGGCGGCCACGGGGACCACCTCGCGCGC
This window contains:
- a CDS encoding alcohol dehydrogenase catalytic domain-containing protein; this translates as MRAMLLHELAGPVKLGEVPVPEPGPNEVLIKVRATGVGLTVVIMKATPGLVTSYPRILGHELAGEVAETGSAVEGWRVGDRVTCHFYLTCKVCKWCRLGKETRCPNFKGYVGMACDGAYAEYLTLPAVNLCRIPATVSFLDACVAADAICTPYHACRAEAQIGPSDDVVIVGGGGGVGIHGVQMARLCGGRVIGVDLGDAKLQQMKACGADEVIDATAGDWSERVLRLTEGKGVEAVIDFVASRRTLETSMKCLGRMGRLVIIGHRPPAVFKELPDFTVNPLEVHS
- a CDS encoding acyl-CoA dehydrogenase family protein; amino-acid sequence: MVSFALTEQQIALRELAREFVAREVVPVAATLDARPDPADCFSWELVEKLSAAGLRTVALDKTYGGAGADAVTLCMLAEELAAGDLGMAVIMAQTWKIAQTIQRGATPEQLQRFLPVLRDDPRGLLAIAITEPETGSDYIIPYPDAKAGPHLSAVRDGDHWVLNGMKHFISNGNRAALCLIFARTDPARPQTHGLTAFLVPRDAPGFSIGRVHNKMGERLANNAELIFRDCRIPLSNQFMGLNEGFEVLRRFFPASNAYAGATILGVGRAAYEKALEFARTRIQGGRPIIERQAIRMLLTDTKMRLDSTRDYIWHAAWAAEHREHFDATWASMPKVLAAETAVRATQVAIQVCGGYGLMREMGLEKLYRDAAMFFTSDGTQQALTLKAANAIHPIPNPAQ